A genome region from Prionailurus bengalensis isolate Pbe53 chromosome B4, Fcat_Pben_1.1_paternal_pri, whole genome shotgun sequence includes the following:
- the NAB2 gene encoding NGFI-A-binding protein 2 isoform X2: MHRAPSPTAEQPPGGGDCARRTPQPRPKPGARAMALPRTLGELQLYRVLQRANLLSYYETFIQQGGDDVQQLCEAGEEEFLEIMALVGMATKPLHVRRLQKALREWATNPGLFSQPVPAVPVSSIPLFKISETAGTRKGSMSNGHSSPGEKAGSTRSFSPKSPLELGEKLSPLPGGPGAGDPRIWPGRSTPESDVGAGGEEEAGSPPFSPPAAGGVPEGTGAGGLAAAGAGGGPDRLEPEMVRMVVESVERIFRSFPRGDAGEVTSLLKLNKKLARSVGHIFEMDDNDSQKEEEIRKYSIIYGRFDSKRREGKQLSLHELTINEAAAQFCMRDNTLLLRRVELFSLSRQVARESTYLSSLKGSRLHPEELGGPPLKKLKQEVGEQSHSELQQPPPGPESYAPPYRPSLEEDSASLSGESLDGHLQEFEEGLLDRCPAPGPHPALVEGRRNSVKVEAEASRQ; this comes from the exons ATGCACAGAGCGCCCTCCCCCACAGCCGAGCAGCCGCCGGGCGGAGGAGACTGCGCCCGCCGGACCCCGCAGCCCAGACCCAA GCCCGGTGCCCGAGCCATGGCACTGCCTCGGACACTGGGGGAGCTGCAGCTGTACCGGGTCCTACAGCGCGCCAATCTCCTTTCCTACTATGAGACCTTCATCCAGCAGGGAGGGGACGACGTGCAGCAACTGTGTGAGGCCGGTGAGGAGGAGTTCCTGGAGATCATGGCACTTGTGGGCATGGCCACCAAGCCCCTCCATGTCCGGCGCCTGCAGAAGGCACTGAGAGAATGGGCCACCAATCCAGGGCTCTTCAGCCAGCCTGTGCCTGCTGTGCCTGTCTCCAGTATTCCACTTTTCAAGATCTCCGAGACTGCAGGCACCCGGAAAGGGAGCATGAGCAATGGGCACAGCAGCCCAGGGGAAAAGGCAGGCAGTACCCGCAGTTTTAGCCCCAAGAGCCCCCTTGAACTTGGAGAGAAGCTGTCACCACTGCCTGGGGGACCTGGGGCAGGGGACCCCCGGATCTGGCCAGGACGGAGCACTCCAGAGTCTGACGTTGGGgcgggaggagaagaggaggcagGATcaccccccttctccccacctgcaGCTGGAGGAGTCCCTGAGgggactggggctgggggactggcagcagctggagctgGGGGTGGTCCGGATCGACTGGAGCCAGAGATGGTACGCATGGTGGTGGAGAGCGTGGAGAGGATCTTCCGGAGCTTCCCAAGGGGAGATGCTGGGGAGGTAACGTCCCTGCTGAAGCTGAACAAGAAGCTGGCACGGAGCGTGGGGCACATTTTTGAGATGGACGATAATGACagccagaaggaggaggagatccGCAAATACAGCATCATTTATGGCCGCTTTGACTCCAAGCGGCGGGAGGGCAAGCAGCTCAGCCTGCATGAG CTGACCATCAATGAGGCTGCTGCCCAGTTTTGCATGAGGGACAACACGCTCTTACTGCGGAGGGTGGAGCTCTTCTCTCTGTCTCGCCAAGTGGCCCGAGAGAGCACCTACCTGTCTTCCTTGAAGGGCTCCAG GCTTCACCCTGAAGAATTAGGAGGTCCTCCGCTGAAGAAGTTAAAACAGGAG GTTGGAGAGCAAAGTCATTCTGAACTCCAGcagcctcccccaggccctgagtCCTATGCACCCCCATACCGCCCCAGCCTGGAGGAAGACAGCGCCAGCCTGTCTGGGGAGAGTCTGGATGGACACTTGCAGG AGTTCGAGGAAGGGCTGCTGGACCGATGCCCTGCCCCAGGACCTCATCCCGCTCTGGTGGAAGGTCGCAGGAATAGTGTAAAAGTGGAGGCTGAGGCCAGCCGGCAGTGA
- the STAT6 gene encoding signal transducer and activator of transcription 6 — MSLWGLVSKMPPEKLQRLYVDFPQHLRHLLGDWLENQPWEFLVGSDTFCCNMASALLSATVQRLQASAGKQGEGSTILQHISTLESIYQRDPLKLVATFKQILQGEKKAVMEQFRHLPMPFHWKQEELKFNTALQRLQHRVGETRLLREALQPSAEAGQVSLRNLIDAPASGTGQSEALATLLQETVGELEATQALVLKRIQIWKRQQQLAGNGAPFEESLAPLQERCENLVDIYSQLQQEVGAASGELEPKARAVLISRLDEVLRTLVTSSFLVEKQPPQVLKTQTKFQAGVRFLLGLRFLGAPAKPPLVRADMVTEKQARELSMPQGPGAGAESTGEIINNTVALENSIPGNCCSALFKNLLLKKIKRCERKGTESVTEEKCAVLFSTSFTLGPNKLPIQLQALSLPLVVIVHGNQDNNAKATILWDNAFSEMDRVPFVVAERVPWEKMCETLNLKFMAEVGTNRGLLPEHFLFLAQKIFNDNSLSMEAFQHRSVSWSQFNKEILLGRGFTFWQWFDGVLDLTKRCLRSYWSDRLIIGFISKQYVTSLLLNEPDGTFLLRFSDSEIGGITIAHVIRGQDGSPQIENIQPFSAKDLSIRSLGDRIRDLAQLKNLYPKKPKDEAFRSHYKPEQMGKDGRGYVPATIKMTVERDQPLPTLEPQMPTMVPTYDLGMAPDSSMNMQLSPDMVSHVYPPHSHSIPSYQALSREDVLPAFQEPHLQMPPNLSQINLSFDQPHPQGLLPCPSQEHAVSTPEPLLCSDVTMAEESCLSQPIRGFPQGTWVGEDMFPPLLPPTEQDLTKLLLEGQGESGGGSMGTQPLLQPSHYGQSGISLSHLDLRANPSW, encoded by the exons ATGTCTCTGTGGGGTCTGGTCTCCAAGATGCCTCCGGAAAAACTGCAACGGCTCTATGTTGACTTTCCCCAACACCTGCGGCATCTCCTGGGTGACTGGCTAGAGAACCAGCCCTG GGAGTTCCTGGTCGGCTCAGACACCTTCTGCTGCAACATGGCTAGCGCTCTACTTTCGGCCACTGTCCAGCGCCTTCAGGCCTCAGCGggaaagcagggggaggggagcaccaTCTTGCAACACATCAGCAccctggag AGCATATATCAAAGGGACCCCCTGAAGCTGGTGGCCACTTTTAAACAAATACTTCAAGGGGAGAAAAAAGCTGTTATGGAACAG TTCCGCCACCTGCCAATGCCCTTCCACTGGAAGCAGGAGGAGCTGAAGTTTAACACAGCCCTGCAAAGGCTACAGCACCGGGTCGGGGAAACTCGCCTTCTCCGAGAAGCTCTGCAGCCCAGTGCCGAGGCTGGCCAAG TGTCTCTGCGCAACTTGATAGATGCTCCTGCCAGTGGAACTGGGCAAAGCGAG GCCCTGGCCACGTTGCTGCAGGAGACTGTCGGGGAGCTGGAGGCCACCCAGGCCCTGGTGCTGAAGAGAATCCAGATTTGGAAGCGGCAGCAGCAGCTGGCAGGGAATGGTGCACCCTTTGAGGAGAGCCTGGCACCACTACAGGAGAG GTGCGAGAACCTGGTGGACATTTATTCCCAGCtgcagcaggaggtgggggcggCTAGTGGGGAGCTTGAGCCCAAGGCCCGGGCAGTGCTGATTAGCCGGCTGGATGAAGTCCTGCGAACCCTCGTCACCAG CTCTTTCCTGGTAGAGAAGCAGCCCCCCCAGGTTCTGAAGACTCAGACCAAGTTCCAGGCTGGGGTTCGATTCCTGCTGGGCCTACGGTTCCTGGGGGCCCCGGCCAAGCCTCCACTGGTCAGGGCTGACATGGTGACTGAGAAGCAAGCAAGGGAGCTGAGCATGCCCCAGGGCCCCGGGGCTGGAGC AGAAAGCACTGGGGAGATCATCAACAACACCGTGGCCCTGGAGAACAGCATTCCTGGGAACTGCTGCTCTGCCCTGTTCAAGAACCTG CTTCTGAAGAAAATCAAGCGCTGTGAGCGGAAGGGCACTGAGTCTGTCACCGAGGAGAAGTGTGCCGTGCTCTTCTCCACCAGCTTCACACTTGGCCCCAACAAACTCCCCATCCAGCTCCAG gctctgtctctgcccctggtgGTCATTGTCCATGGCAACCAAGACAACAATGCGAAAGCCACCATCCTGTGGGATAATGCCTTCTCTGAGATG GACCGTGTGCCCTTTGTGGTGGCTGAGCGGGTGCCCTGGGAGAAGATGTGTGAAACTCTGAACCTCAAGTTCATGGCTGAAGTGGGGACCAATCGGGGGCTACTCCCAGAGCACTTCCTCTTCCTAGCCCAGAAGATCTTCAATGACAACAGCCTCAGCATGGAGGCCTTCCAGCATCGTTCTGTGTCCTGGTCACAGTTCAACAAG GAGATCTTGCTGGGTCGTGGCTTCACCTTTTGGCAGTGGTTCGATGGTGTCCTGGACCTCACCAAACGCTGTCTCCGGAGCTACTGGTCTGATCG GCTGATCATTGGCTTCATCAGCAAACAGTACGTCACTAGTCTTCTTCTCAACGAGCCTGATGGAACATTCCTCCTCCGCTTCAGCGACTCAGAGATTGGGGGCATCACCATTGCCCATGTCATCCGGGGCCAGGATG GCTCCCCACAGATAGAGAACATCCAGCCATTCTCTGCCAAAGACCTATCCATTCGTTCACTGGGGGACCGAATCCGGGACCTTGCTCAGCTCAAAAACCTCTACCCCAAGAAACCCAAGGATGAAGCTTTCCGGAGCCACTACAAGC CTGAACAGATGGGTAAGGATGGCAGGGGATACGTCCCAGCTACCATCAAGATGACTGTGGAAAG gGACCAGCCACTTCCTACCCTGGAGCCCCAAATGCCTACCATGGTGCCCACTTATGATCTTGGAATGGCCCCTGATTCCTCCATGAATATGCAGCTCAGCCCAGATATGGT GTCCCATGTGTACCCACCACACTCTCACTCCATCCCCTCATACCAAGCCCTCTCCCGGGAAGACGTGTTGCCAGCCTTCCAGGA ACCTCACCTGCAGATGCCCCCCAACCTGAGCCAGATAAACCTGTCCTTTGACCAACCTCACCCACA GGGCCTGCTCCCATGCCCGTCTCAGGAGCATGCCGTGTCCACCCCTGagcccctgctctgctcagaTGTGACCATGGCAGAAGAGAGCTGCCTGAGCCAGCCAATACGAGGGTtccctcagggcacctg GGTCGGTGAAGACATGTTCCCACCCTTGCTGCCTCCTACCGAACAGGACCTCACCAAGCTTCTCCTGGAGGGGCAAGGGGAATCAGGGGGAGGGTCCATGGGAACCCAGCCCCTCCTGCAGCCCTCTCACTATGGGCAGTCTGGGATCTCACTGTCCCACCTGGACCTACGGGCCAATCCTAGTTGGTGA
- the NAB2 gene encoding NGFI-A-binding protein 2 isoform X1, which translates to MHRAPSPTAEQPPGGGDCARRTPQPRPKPGARAMALPRTLGELQLYRVLQRANLLSYYETFIQQGGDDVQQLCEAGEEEFLEIMALVGMATKPLHVRRLQKALREWATNPGLFSQPVPAVPVSSIPLFKISETAGTRKGSMSNGHSSPGEKAGSTRSFSPKSPLELGEKLSPLPGGPGAGDPRIWPGRSTPESDVGAGGEEEAGSPPFSPPAAGGVPEGTGAGGLAAAGAGGGPDRLEPEMVRMVVESVERIFRSFPRGDAGEVTSLLKLNKKLARSVGHIFEMDDNDSQKEEEIRKYSIIYGRFDSKRREGKQLSLHELTINEAAAQFCMRDNTLLLRRVELFSLSRQVARESTYLSSLKGSRLHPEELGGPPLKKLKQEVGEQSHSELQQPPPGPESYAPPYRPSLEEDSASLSGESLDGHLQAVGSCPRLTPPPADLPLALPAHGLWSRHILQQTLMDEGLRLARLVSHDRVGRLSPCVPAKPPLAEFEEGLLDRCPAPGPHPALVEGRRNSVKVEAEASRQ; encoded by the exons ATGCACAGAGCGCCCTCCCCCACAGCCGAGCAGCCGCCGGGCGGAGGAGACTGCGCCCGCCGGACCCCGCAGCCCAGACCCAA GCCCGGTGCCCGAGCCATGGCACTGCCTCGGACACTGGGGGAGCTGCAGCTGTACCGGGTCCTACAGCGCGCCAATCTCCTTTCCTACTATGAGACCTTCATCCAGCAGGGAGGGGACGACGTGCAGCAACTGTGTGAGGCCGGTGAGGAGGAGTTCCTGGAGATCATGGCACTTGTGGGCATGGCCACCAAGCCCCTCCATGTCCGGCGCCTGCAGAAGGCACTGAGAGAATGGGCCACCAATCCAGGGCTCTTCAGCCAGCCTGTGCCTGCTGTGCCTGTCTCCAGTATTCCACTTTTCAAGATCTCCGAGACTGCAGGCACCCGGAAAGGGAGCATGAGCAATGGGCACAGCAGCCCAGGGGAAAAGGCAGGCAGTACCCGCAGTTTTAGCCCCAAGAGCCCCCTTGAACTTGGAGAGAAGCTGTCACCACTGCCTGGGGGACCTGGGGCAGGGGACCCCCGGATCTGGCCAGGACGGAGCACTCCAGAGTCTGACGTTGGGgcgggaggagaagaggaggcagGATcaccccccttctccccacctgcaGCTGGAGGAGTCCCTGAGgggactggggctgggggactggcagcagctggagctgGGGGTGGTCCGGATCGACTGGAGCCAGAGATGGTACGCATGGTGGTGGAGAGCGTGGAGAGGATCTTCCGGAGCTTCCCAAGGGGAGATGCTGGGGAGGTAACGTCCCTGCTGAAGCTGAACAAGAAGCTGGCACGGAGCGTGGGGCACATTTTTGAGATGGACGATAATGACagccagaaggaggaggagatccGCAAATACAGCATCATTTATGGCCGCTTTGACTCCAAGCGGCGGGAGGGCAAGCAGCTCAGCCTGCATGAG CTGACCATCAATGAGGCTGCTGCCCAGTTTTGCATGAGGGACAACACGCTCTTACTGCGGAGGGTGGAGCTCTTCTCTCTGTCTCGCCAAGTGGCCCGAGAGAGCACCTACCTGTCTTCCTTGAAGGGCTCCAG GCTTCACCCTGAAGAATTAGGAGGTCCTCCGCTGAAGAAGTTAAAACAGGAG GTTGGAGAGCAAAGTCATTCTGAACTCCAGcagcctcccccaggccctgagtCCTATGCACCCCCATACCGCCCCAGCCTGGAGGAAGACAGCGCCAGCCTGTCTGGGGAGAGTCTGGATGGACACTTGCAGG CTGTGGGGTCATGCCCAAGGCTGACGCCGCCCCCTGCTGACCTGCCTCTGGCATTGCCAGCCCATGGGCTGTGGAGCCGCCACATCCTGCAGCAGACACTGATGGATGAGGGGCTGCGGCTAGCCCGCCTCGTCTCCCACGACCGCGTGGGCCGCCTCAGCCCCTGTGTGCCTGCGAAGCCGCCTCTCGCAG AGTTCGAGGAAGGGCTGCTGGACCGATGCCCTGCCCCAGGACCTCATCCCGCTCTGGTGGAAGGTCGCAGGAATAGTGTAAAAGTGGAGGCTGAGGCCAGCCGGCAGTGA